In the genome of Lacerta agilis isolate rLacAgi1 chromosome 2, rLacAgi1.pri, whole genome shotgun sequence, one region contains:
- the BAZ2A gene encoding bromodomain adjacent to zinc finger domain protein 2A isoform X1, which translates to MEANNHFNFTGLPSSPAASGQKPAPSSGDNVYTNGSPMNFPQQGKSLNGDMNVNGLSTVSHASTSGTRSSTNSHLQHPYDYLWNYSQYPSGNGNNLKDSPLFSQYPLNGIAGGNRQGSPGHTTNVRGSGSGQEFWANGTPGTMGLNFDSTELYDSFPDDQNFEILQNGPSSFYTSSQPSPMLGSGSQDFSPQQDEPGNEEPVKETSSAVSENGTRLIGSMELENTQPELKICGYSGPSPVGEPLSQEASVLEPDAGGGCLEDASRIPPPLEDPLEPFESLDRDPGTGDLYEMDTSELVSGKSPLEDPSDISALDCPGSPSLNPSDSFSLLADDSQPDTSLFGNASLAPVLEESVLQESSLELTAVSEVGQEGTEFLDSQAPLEPEALGSQEVAKSSCPEDSTSMIDGDSKEASTFSVSAKSDVPRRRIATAEEVRYPLKHGWRREVYIKKGSNRWQGETWYYGPCGKRMKQFPEVIKYLSRNIVQNVCREHFSFSPRMPVGDFFEERDTPQGLQWVQLTPEEIPSRIQAITGKRGRPRNTEKAKAKEMPKVKRGRGRPPKVKVPDLLSKMDARVLKRLEAQEVLSDEDKLKMSKIKKKMRQKVQNKQRQESKALKSKEVKAKEVKKKPKVKKEKNKPEKNKPEKLKEKAKLKEKVKPKEKKLPVPAKVPRKVDKNLLARRQEERQRQQMILEEMKKPTEDMCLGDHQPLPEFSRIPGLVLPSHAFSDCLAIVEFLHNYGKVLGFDVAREVPSLSTLQEGLFNVGDSLGEVLDLLVKLVKAALYDPGLPPFCQSLKILGEKLSEISLNRDTVSEILRCFLIAYGADENLCDCLRTKPFQALAPDKKAAVLAFLVNELNSSALIINEIDKTLENMSNHRRNKWIIEGKLRRLKIALAKKTGRPESEITGLEEGRWRRSSRINEENEDMEMEEERSRACRTRKDNEHDTPVSSVPELERQIEKLSKRQMFFRKKLLHASQLLRASSLGQDRYRRRYWVLPHLGGVFVEGCEVSAAASPEISKNLPDKEEALKEEEPEALPIKQETTETPPVTDYVNGTTSWSWSRPWRDNMLLPESSEPKLPEPAPMSVNGFLEDCVPMGQSQHDLSQSAFLSWLSQTQQASSLLNSSVLTPDSSPGKGDPLPPDELPDSAAEDESATETQVAWFNLLPRAPCNDSPITTSVEQPSIKAAPHTCKPPTRDQSKASTRQLNGLSTASPALPQLASTPLHSSSRFHSTCSSRAKDIPIKSQEPLGQPRRRGRPPTKLFKQIEQKYLTQLTAQPIPPEMQSGWWWLQDPEELEAVVQVLHPRGIREKALHKHLIKHKEYLREVCARAANDPIFQTHPEDAAHPVSQETLAQWSMAERAFEADLSVLQWVEELEQRVLMADLQIRGWTSPEPDSARNDLQYCEHQLELLEDITIKNRREGPAMKRETTNPLDLAVLRLTELEKNLERRYLREPLWPPHEVVVEKALLSNPSNLELGTTEIAYEITPRMRMWRQTLERCHSAAQVSLCIYQLERSVAWEKSVVRATCLVCRKGDDDENLLLCDSCDRGCHLYCHRPKMTEVPAGDWFCSLCIAQMQREYQDDYGSPRRGKKRKSGSSGAFFGKEELRPRSRSSANQQRSNLANVPPRYSGEGLSPSKRRRVSTRGQSADLTFCEIILMEMESHEAAWPFLEPVNPRLVPGYRKIIKNPMDFTTMRARLLRGGYTSCEEFAADAALVFDNCRTFNEDESEVGKAGLTMRQFFESRWEEFYQGKQETDP; encoded by the exons GTTTGAATGGAGATATGAATGTTAATGGCTTATCTACTGTATCTCATGCTAGTACTTCAGGGACCCGCTCCTCAACCAACTCACACCTCCAACACCCCTATGACTATCTCTGGAACTACTCTCAGTACCCATCTGGCAATGGCAACAACCTCAAGGACAGCCCACTGTTCTCCCAGTATCCACTGAATGGTATTGCTGGAGGCAATCGGCAAGGCTCACCGGGGCACACCACCAATGTGAGGGGAAGTGGCAGTGGGCAAGAGTTCTGGGCAAACGGCACTCCAGGGACCATGGGACTTAACTTTGATTCAACAGAGCTCTATGACTCTTTCCCTGATGATCAGAATTTTGAAATCCTGCAAAATGGCCCATCCAGCTTCTACACATCATCTCAGCCTTCCCCTATGCTTGGCTCTGGCAGCCAGGACTTCTCGCCACAGCAGGATGAACCAGGCAATGAGGAGCCAGTGAAGGAAACCTCCTCGGCAGTCTCAGAAAATGGCACCAGATTGATTGGCAGCATGGAGCTGGAGAACACGCAGCCAG AGTTGAAAATATGTGGCTACAGTGGTCCTTCTCCTGTTGGTGAGCCTCTCAGCCAGGAAGCTTCTGTCTTGGAACCTGATGCTGGAGGTGGTTGTCTGGAAGATGCTTCTCGGATTCCTCCTCCACTGGAGGACCCCTTGGAACCATTCGAATCACTGGACAGAG ACCCAGGGACAGGAGATCTTTATGAAATGGATACATCCGAGCTGGTGAGTGGCAAATCTCCTCTGGAGGACCCTTCTGACATCTCTGCCCTGGATTGTCCTGGCAGCCCCTCTCTCAACCCTTCCGACTCATTCAGTCTATTGGCAGATGACAGCCAGCCTGACACCTCACTTTTTGGAAATGCCAGTTTGGCACCTGTTCTTGAAGAGTCTGTTTTGCAAG AAAGCAGCCTGGAGTTAACAGCTGTGAGTGAAGTAGGACAAGAGGGCACAGAATTTCTGGATTCACAAGCACCACTTGAACCAGAAGCTCTAGGTAGCCAAGAGGTAGCCAAGAGCAGTTGCCCAGAAGACTCCACATCCATGATAGATGGGGACAGTAAAGAGGCCTCAACATTTAGTGTGTCAGCAAAAA GTGATGTTCCAAGAAGGCGGATAGCCACAGCAGAAGAGGTGCGATACCCCTTAAAGCATGG GTGGCGAAGGGAGGTGTATATCAAGAAGGGAAGCAACCGTTGGCAGGGAGAAACCTGGTACTATGGGCCCTGTGGCAAGAGGATGAAGCAGTTTCCGGAGGTGATAAAG TATCTGAGCAGAAACATTGTGCAGAATGTCTGTCGTGAACACTTCAGCTTCAGTCCTCGAATGCCAGTAGGAGACTTCTTTGAAGAACGAGATACACCCCAG GGCCTGCAGTGGGTGCAGCTGACACCTGAGGAAATTCCTTCCCGGATCCAGGCCATCACAGGCAAACGTGGCCGACCCCGCAATACTGAGAAAGCCAAGGCGAAGGAAATGCCCAAGGTGAAACGTGGCCGGGGCCGACCTCCCAAAGTGAAAGTGCCTGACCTGCTGAGCAAGATGGATGCCAGGGTTCTGAAAAGACTGGAAGCCCAAG AGGTGCTCAGTGATGAAGATAAGCTGAAGATGAGCAAGATCAAAAAGAAAATGAGGCAAAAG GTGCAAAATAAGCAGAGGCAAGAGTCCAAGGCACTCAAGTCCAAAGAGGTCAAGGCCAAGGAAGTAAAAAAGAAGCCGAAG gtaAAGAAGGAGAAGAACAAGCCAGAAAAGAATAAGCCAGAGAAGCTGAAGGAGAAGGCAAAGCTGAAAGAAAAAGTGAAGCCCAAGGAAAAAAAGCTGCCAGTACCAGCCAAGGTTCCCCGAAAGGTGGATAAGAATCTTCTAGCTCGGCGTCAGGAAGAACGACAGCGGCAGCAAATGATTCTGGAGGAAATGAAGAAGCCCACTGAAGATATGTGTCTAGGGGACCACCAG CCTCTTCCAGAATTTTCTCGCATCCCTGGATTGGTTTTGCCCAGCCATGCTTTCTCAGACTGCTTGGCCATTGTGGAATTCCTACACAACTATggcaaggtgctgggctttgatGTAGCCAGGGAGGTTCCCAGTCTGAGTACCCTGCAAGAGGGCCTCTTCAATGTAGGCGATAGTTTGGGTGAAGTGTTGGACCTCCTGGTAAAGCTGGTGAAGGCTGCACTGTATGATCCTGGCCTCCCTCCCTTCTGCCAG TCGCTGAAGATCCTCGGTGAGAAGCTCTCTGAGATAAGCCTGAACCGTGACACTGTGTCTGAGATCCTTCGCTGCTTCCTCATAGCCTATGGGGCAGATGAGAACCTATGTGACTGCTTGCGCACTAAACCCTTCCAGGCACTAGCCCCTGACAAAAAGGCTGCTGTGCTGGCCTTCCTCGTCAATGAACTTAACAGCAGTGCCCTTATCATCAA TGAAATTGACAAGACCCTAGAGAACATGTCTAACCACAGGAGAAATAAATGGATCATTGAAGGAAAGCTGCGCAG GTTAAAGATTGCTCTAGCCAAGAAGACAGGACGCCCCGAGTCAGAAATCACAGGCTTGGAGGAAGGGCGGTGGCGGCGGAGCTCACGCATTAATGAAGAGAATGAGGACATggaaatggaggaggagagaagcagagcATGCAGGACACGGAAAGACAATGAG CATGACACTCCGGTTTCCAGTGTGCCTGAGCTGGAGAGACAAATTGAAAAGCTTTCCAAG CGCCAGATGTTCTTCCGCAAGAAGTTGCTCCATGCTTCACAGCTGCTACGGGCTTCATCCCTGGGGCAGGATCGATATCGACGTCGGTATTGGGTGCTGCCTCACCTAGGTGGGGTCTTCGTAGAAGGTTGTGAGGTTTCAGCAG CAGCTTCCCCTGAGATATCCAAGAACTTGCCAGACAAGGAAGAGGCCCTGAAGGAGGAAGAACCTGAGGCATTGCCCATCAAACAAGAGACCACTGAGACACCACCGGTTACTGATTATGTAAATGGCACAACTTCTTGGTCGTGGAGCCGGCCGTGGAGGGACAATATGCTGCTGCCTGAGTCGTCGGAGCCCAAGTTGCCAGAGCCCGCCCCCATGTCTGTCAATGGATTTTTGGAGGATTGTGTGCCCATGGGCCAATCCCAGCATGACCTCAGCCAGTCGGCCTTCCTGTCCTGGCTCAGCCAGACACAGCAGGCATCCTCGCTGCTCAACAGTTCTGTGCTTACCCCAGACAGCAGCCCTGGCAAAGGGGACCCGTTACCCCCAGATGAGCTGCCAGACTCTGCCGCAGAGGATGAAAGTGCCACAGAAACACAGGTTGCCTGGTTCAATCTGCTGCCCCGGGCACCCTGTAATGACTCTCCAATTACTACCTCCGTTGAACAACCCTCTATAAAAGCTGCCCCCCATACCTGCAAGCCCCCGACCAGGGACCAGTCAAAGGCTTCGACCCGGCAG CTGAATGGCCTTTCCACCGCCAGCCCAGCATTGCCACAACTGGCCTCCACCCCTCTCCATTCCAGCTCCAGGTTTCACAGTACTTGCTCCTCAAGAGCCAAGGACATCCCCATTAAATCCCAGGAACCGCTAGGGCAGCCGAGACGACGGGGGCGCCCCCCTACAAAACTCTTCAAGCAAATTGAGCAGAAATATTTGACACAGTTGACAGCACAGCCTATACCTCCAG AGATGCAGAGTGGCTGGTGGTGGCTGCAGGATCCAGAAGAGCTGGAAGCCGTGGTGCAGGTTCTGCACCCACGAGGGATCCGCGAGAAAGCCCTGCACAAGCACCTTATCAAGCACAAGGAGTACCTACGGGAGGTGTGTGCCCGAGCTGCCAATG ATCCCATCTTCCAGACCCATCCTGAGGATGCCGCCCACCCTGTCTCTCAGGAAACCTTGGCCCAGTGGTCGATGGCTGAGCGGGCCTTTGAGGCAGACCTGTCTGTTCTGCAGTGGGTGGAGGAGCTGGAGCAGCGGGTACTCATGGCTGATCTACAGATCCGA GGCTGGACAAGTCCAGAGCCTGATTCTGCTCGGAACGACTTGCAGTACTGTGAGCATCAGCTGGAGCTTCTGGAAGACATCACCATAAAAAACCGGCGTGAAGGACCAGCTATGAAGCGTGAAACCACCAACCCTTTAGACCTAGCTGTGCTTCGCCTGACAGAGCTAGAGAAGAACTTGGAGCGGAGATACCTCAGAGAGCCCCTCTGGCCTCCTCACGAGGTGGTGGTAGAAAAAGCTTTGCTGAGTAACCCCAGTAACCTTGAGCTGGGTACCACAGAAAT tgcATACGAGATCACACCGCGGATGCGAATGTGGCGCCAGACCTTGGAGAGATGCCATAGTGCAGCCCAAGTTTCTCTGTGCATCTACCAGCTGGAGCGTTCTGTTGCCTGGGAGAAGTCCGTTGTCAGAGCG ACTTGCCTAGTGTGCCGGAAAGGGGATGATGATGAGAACCTGCTGCTATGCGATAGCTGCGATCGTGGCTGCCACCTCTACTGCCACCGGCCCAAGATGACCGAGGTGCCGGCCGGTGACTGGTTCTGCTCCCTCTGCATCGCTCAG ATGCAAAGAGAATACCAGGATGACTATGGCTCTCCACGACGcggcaagaaaagaaaaagtggaagTTCCGGGGCTTTTTTTGGAAAGGAAGAGCTCAGGCCCCGATCTCGGTCATCAGCAAACCAGCAGCGCAGTAACCTGGCCAACGTACCGCCCCGATACTCGGGTGAAGGCCTATCTCCTTCCAAGCGAAGAAGAGTGTCTACACGAGGCCAGAGTGCCGACCTCACCTTCTGCGA GATCATCCTGATGGAGATGGAATCACATGAAGCTGCCTGGCCTTTCTTGGAACCAGTTAATCCCCGGCTAGTGCCTGGCTATCGGAAAATCATCAAAAACCCTATGGACTTCACCACCATGAGGGCACGGCTGCTGCGCGGCGG GTACACAAGTTGTGAGGAGTTTGCTGCTGATGCTGCCCTGGTGTTCGACAACTGCCGGACCTTTAATGAGGATGAGTCCGAGGTGGGCAAGGCAGGGCTGACCATGCGCCAGTTTTTTGAGAGCCGGTGGGAGGAGTTTTATCAGGGAAAACAGGAGACAGACCCATGA
- the BAZ2A gene encoding bromodomain adjacent to zinc finger domain protein 2A isoform X3 has translation MEANNHFNFTGLPSSPAASGQKPAPSSGDNVYTNGSPMNFPQQGKSLNGDMNVNGLSTVSHASTSGTRSSTNSHLQHPYDYLWNYSQYPSGNGNNLKDSPLFSQYPLNGIAGGNRQGSPGHTTNVRGSGSGQEFWANGTPGTMGLNFDSTELYDSFPDDQNFEILQNGPSSFYTSSQPSPMLGSGSQDFSPQQDEPGNEEPVKETSSAVSENGTRLIGSMELENTQPELKICGYSGPSPVGEPLSQEASVLEPDAGGGCLEDASRIPPPLEDPLEPFESLDRDPGTGDLYEMDTSELVSGKSPLEDPSDISALDCPGSPSLNPSDSFSLLADDSQPDTSLFGNASLAPVLEESVLQESSLELTAVSEVGQEGTEFLDSQAPLEPEALGSQEVAKSSCPEDSTSMIDGDSKEASTFSVSAKSDVPRRRIATAEEVRYPLKHGWRREVYIKKGSNRWQGETWYYGPCGKRMKQFPEVIKYLSRNIVQNVCREHFSFSPRMPVGDFFEERDTPQGLQWVQLTPEEIPSRIQAITGKRGRPRNTEKAKAKEMPKVKRGRGRPPKVKVPDLLSKMDARVLKRLEAQEVLSDEDKLKMSKIKKKMRQKVQNKQRQESKALKSKEVKAKEVKKKPKVKKEKNKPEKNKPEKLKEKAKLKEKVKPKEKKLPVPAKVPRKVDKNLLARRQEERQRQQMILEEMKKPTEDMCLGDHQPLPEFSRIPGLVLPSHAFSDCLAIVEFLHNYGKVLGFDVAREVPSLSTLQEGLFNVGDSLGEVLDLLVKLVKAALYDPGLPPFCQSLKILGEKLSEISLNRDTVSEILRCFLIAYGADENLCDCLRTKPFQALAPDKKAAVLAFLVNELNSSALIINEIDKTLENMSNHRRNKWIIEGKLRRLKIALAKKTGRPESEITGLEEGRWRRSSRINEENEDMEMEEERSRACRTRKDNEHDTPVSSVPELERQIEKLSKRQMFFRKKLLHASQLLRASSLGQDRYRRRYWVLPHLGGVFVEGCEVSAAASPEISKNLPDKEEALKEEEPEALPIKQETTETPPVTDYVNGTTSWSWSRPWRDNMLLPESSEPKLPEPAPMSVNGFLEDCVPMGQSQHDLSQSAFLSWLSQTQQASSLLNSSVLTPDSSPGKGDPLPPDELPDSAAEDESATETQVAWFNLLPRAPCNDSPITTSVEQPSIKAAPHTCKPPTRDQSKASTRQLNGLSTASPALPQLASTPLHSSSRFHSTCSSRAKDIPIKSQEPLGQPRRRGRPPTKLFKQIEQKYLTQLTAQPIPPEMQSGWWWLQDPEELEAVVQVLHPRGIREKALHKHLIKHKEYLREVCARAANDPIFQTHPEDAAHPVSQETLAQWSMAERAFEADLSVLQWVEELEQRVLMADLQIRGWTSPEPDSARNDLQYCEHQLELLEDITIKNRREGPAMKRETTNPLDLAVLRLTELEKNLERRYLREPLWPPHEVVVEKALLSNPSNLELGTTEIAYEITPRMRMWRQTLERCHSAAQVSLCIYQLERSVAWEKSVVRAMQREYQDDYGSPRRGKKRKSGSSGAFFGKEELRPRSRSSANQQRSNLANVPPRYSGEGLSPSKRRRVSTRGQSADLTFCEIILMEMESHEAAWPFLEPVNPRLVPGYRKIIKNPMDFTTMRARLLRGGYTSCEEFAADAALVFDNCRTFNEDESEVGKAGLTMRQFFESRWEEFYQGKQETDP, from the exons GTTTGAATGGAGATATGAATGTTAATGGCTTATCTACTGTATCTCATGCTAGTACTTCAGGGACCCGCTCCTCAACCAACTCACACCTCCAACACCCCTATGACTATCTCTGGAACTACTCTCAGTACCCATCTGGCAATGGCAACAACCTCAAGGACAGCCCACTGTTCTCCCAGTATCCACTGAATGGTATTGCTGGAGGCAATCGGCAAGGCTCACCGGGGCACACCACCAATGTGAGGGGAAGTGGCAGTGGGCAAGAGTTCTGGGCAAACGGCACTCCAGGGACCATGGGACTTAACTTTGATTCAACAGAGCTCTATGACTCTTTCCCTGATGATCAGAATTTTGAAATCCTGCAAAATGGCCCATCCAGCTTCTACACATCATCTCAGCCTTCCCCTATGCTTGGCTCTGGCAGCCAGGACTTCTCGCCACAGCAGGATGAACCAGGCAATGAGGAGCCAGTGAAGGAAACCTCCTCGGCAGTCTCAGAAAATGGCACCAGATTGATTGGCAGCATGGAGCTGGAGAACACGCAGCCAG AGTTGAAAATATGTGGCTACAGTGGTCCTTCTCCTGTTGGTGAGCCTCTCAGCCAGGAAGCTTCTGTCTTGGAACCTGATGCTGGAGGTGGTTGTCTGGAAGATGCTTCTCGGATTCCTCCTCCACTGGAGGACCCCTTGGAACCATTCGAATCACTGGACAGAG ACCCAGGGACAGGAGATCTTTATGAAATGGATACATCCGAGCTGGTGAGTGGCAAATCTCCTCTGGAGGACCCTTCTGACATCTCTGCCCTGGATTGTCCTGGCAGCCCCTCTCTCAACCCTTCCGACTCATTCAGTCTATTGGCAGATGACAGCCAGCCTGACACCTCACTTTTTGGAAATGCCAGTTTGGCACCTGTTCTTGAAGAGTCTGTTTTGCAAG AAAGCAGCCTGGAGTTAACAGCTGTGAGTGAAGTAGGACAAGAGGGCACAGAATTTCTGGATTCACAAGCACCACTTGAACCAGAAGCTCTAGGTAGCCAAGAGGTAGCCAAGAGCAGTTGCCCAGAAGACTCCACATCCATGATAGATGGGGACAGTAAAGAGGCCTCAACATTTAGTGTGTCAGCAAAAA GTGATGTTCCAAGAAGGCGGATAGCCACAGCAGAAGAGGTGCGATACCCCTTAAAGCATGG GTGGCGAAGGGAGGTGTATATCAAGAAGGGAAGCAACCGTTGGCAGGGAGAAACCTGGTACTATGGGCCCTGTGGCAAGAGGATGAAGCAGTTTCCGGAGGTGATAAAG TATCTGAGCAGAAACATTGTGCAGAATGTCTGTCGTGAACACTTCAGCTTCAGTCCTCGAATGCCAGTAGGAGACTTCTTTGAAGAACGAGATACACCCCAG GGCCTGCAGTGGGTGCAGCTGACACCTGAGGAAATTCCTTCCCGGATCCAGGCCATCACAGGCAAACGTGGCCGACCCCGCAATACTGAGAAAGCCAAGGCGAAGGAAATGCCCAAGGTGAAACGTGGCCGGGGCCGACCTCCCAAAGTGAAAGTGCCTGACCTGCTGAGCAAGATGGATGCCAGGGTTCTGAAAAGACTGGAAGCCCAAG AGGTGCTCAGTGATGAAGATAAGCTGAAGATGAGCAAGATCAAAAAGAAAATGAGGCAAAAG GTGCAAAATAAGCAGAGGCAAGAGTCCAAGGCACTCAAGTCCAAAGAGGTCAAGGCCAAGGAAGTAAAAAAGAAGCCGAAG gtaAAGAAGGAGAAGAACAAGCCAGAAAAGAATAAGCCAGAGAAGCTGAAGGAGAAGGCAAAGCTGAAAGAAAAAGTGAAGCCCAAGGAAAAAAAGCTGCCAGTACCAGCCAAGGTTCCCCGAAAGGTGGATAAGAATCTTCTAGCTCGGCGTCAGGAAGAACGACAGCGGCAGCAAATGATTCTGGAGGAAATGAAGAAGCCCACTGAAGATATGTGTCTAGGGGACCACCAG CCTCTTCCAGAATTTTCTCGCATCCCTGGATTGGTTTTGCCCAGCCATGCTTTCTCAGACTGCTTGGCCATTGTGGAATTCCTACACAACTATggcaaggtgctgggctttgatGTAGCCAGGGAGGTTCCCAGTCTGAGTACCCTGCAAGAGGGCCTCTTCAATGTAGGCGATAGTTTGGGTGAAGTGTTGGACCTCCTGGTAAAGCTGGTGAAGGCTGCACTGTATGATCCTGGCCTCCCTCCCTTCTGCCAG TCGCTGAAGATCCTCGGTGAGAAGCTCTCTGAGATAAGCCTGAACCGTGACACTGTGTCTGAGATCCTTCGCTGCTTCCTCATAGCCTATGGGGCAGATGAGAACCTATGTGACTGCTTGCGCACTAAACCCTTCCAGGCACTAGCCCCTGACAAAAAGGCTGCTGTGCTGGCCTTCCTCGTCAATGAACTTAACAGCAGTGCCCTTATCATCAA TGAAATTGACAAGACCCTAGAGAACATGTCTAACCACAGGAGAAATAAATGGATCATTGAAGGAAAGCTGCGCAG GTTAAAGATTGCTCTAGCCAAGAAGACAGGACGCCCCGAGTCAGAAATCACAGGCTTGGAGGAAGGGCGGTGGCGGCGGAGCTCACGCATTAATGAAGAGAATGAGGACATggaaatggaggaggagagaagcagagcATGCAGGACACGGAAAGACAATGAG CATGACACTCCGGTTTCCAGTGTGCCTGAGCTGGAGAGACAAATTGAAAAGCTTTCCAAG CGCCAGATGTTCTTCCGCAAGAAGTTGCTCCATGCTTCACAGCTGCTACGGGCTTCATCCCTGGGGCAGGATCGATATCGACGTCGGTATTGGGTGCTGCCTCACCTAGGTGGGGTCTTCGTAGAAGGTTGTGAGGTTTCAGCAG CAGCTTCCCCTGAGATATCCAAGAACTTGCCAGACAAGGAAGAGGCCCTGAAGGAGGAAGAACCTGAGGCATTGCCCATCAAACAAGAGACCACTGAGACACCACCGGTTACTGATTATGTAAATGGCACAACTTCTTGGTCGTGGAGCCGGCCGTGGAGGGACAATATGCTGCTGCCTGAGTCGTCGGAGCCCAAGTTGCCAGAGCCCGCCCCCATGTCTGTCAATGGATTTTTGGAGGATTGTGTGCCCATGGGCCAATCCCAGCATGACCTCAGCCAGTCGGCCTTCCTGTCCTGGCTCAGCCAGACACAGCAGGCATCCTCGCTGCTCAACAGTTCTGTGCTTACCCCAGACAGCAGCCCTGGCAAAGGGGACCCGTTACCCCCAGATGAGCTGCCAGACTCTGCCGCAGAGGATGAAAGTGCCACAGAAACACAGGTTGCCTGGTTCAATCTGCTGCCCCGGGCACCCTGTAATGACTCTCCAATTACTACCTCCGTTGAACAACCCTCTATAAAAGCTGCCCCCCATACCTGCAAGCCCCCGACCAGGGACCAGTCAAAGGCTTCGACCCGGCAG CTGAATGGCCTTTCCACCGCCAGCCCAGCATTGCCACAACTGGCCTCCACCCCTCTCCATTCCAGCTCCAGGTTTCACAGTACTTGCTCCTCAAGAGCCAAGGACATCCCCATTAAATCCCAGGAACCGCTAGGGCAGCCGAGACGACGGGGGCGCCCCCCTACAAAACTCTTCAAGCAAATTGAGCAGAAATATTTGACACAGTTGACAGCACAGCCTATACCTCCAG AGATGCAGAGTGGCTGGTGGTGGCTGCAGGATCCAGAAGAGCTGGAAGCCGTGGTGCAGGTTCTGCACCCACGAGGGATCCGCGAGAAAGCCCTGCACAAGCACCTTATCAAGCACAAGGAGTACCTACGGGAGGTGTGTGCCCGAGCTGCCAATG ATCCCATCTTCCAGACCCATCCTGAGGATGCCGCCCACCCTGTCTCTCAGGAAACCTTGGCCCAGTGGTCGATGGCTGAGCGGGCCTTTGAGGCAGACCTGTCTGTTCTGCAGTGGGTGGAGGAGCTGGAGCAGCGGGTACTCATGGCTGATCTACAGATCCGA GGCTGGACAAGTCCAGAGCCTGATTCTGCTCGGAACGACTTGCAGTACTGTGAGCATCAGCTGGAGCTTCTGGAAGACATCACCATAAAAAACCGGCGTGAAGGACCAGCTATGAAGCGTGAAACCACCAACCCTTTAGACCTAGCTGTGCTTCGCCTGACAGAGCTAGAGAAGAACTTGGAGCGGAGATACCTCAGAGAGCCCCTCTGGCCTCCTCACGAGGTGGTGGTAGAAAAAGCTTTGCTGAGTAACCCCAGTAACCTTGAGCTGGGTACCACAGAAAT tgcATACGAGATCACACCGCGGATGCGAATGTGGCGCCAGACCTTGGAGAGATGCCATAGTGCAGCCCAAGTTTCTCTGTGCATCTACCAGCTGGAGCGTTCTGTTGCCTGGGAGAAGTCCGTTGTCAGAGCG ATGCAAAGAGAATACCAGGATGACTATGGCTCTCCACGACGcggcaagaaaagaaaaagtggaagTTCCGGGGCTTTTTTTGGAAAGGAAGAGCTCAGGCCCCGATCTCGGTCATCAGCAAACCAGCAGCGCAGTAACCTGGCCAACGTACCGCCCCGATACTCGGGTGAAGGCCTATCTCCTTCCAAGCGAAGAAGAGTGTCTACACGAGGCCAGAGTGCCGACCTCACCTTCTGCGA GATCATCCTGATGGAGATGGAATCACATGAAGCTGCCTGGCCTTTCTTGGAACCAGTTAATCCCCGGCTAGTGCCTGGCTATCGGAAAATCATCAAAAACCCTATGGACTTCACCACCATGAGGGCACGGCTGCTGCGCGGCGG GTACACAAGTTGTGAGGAGTTTGCTGCTGATGCTGCCCTGGTGTTCGACAACTGCCGGACCTTTAATGAGGATGAGTCCGAGGTGGGCAAGGCAGGGCTGACCATGCGCCAGTTTTTTGAGAGCCGGTGGGAGGAGTTTTATCAGGGAAAACAGGAGACAGACCCATGA